From Candidatus Bathyarchaeia archaeon:
GCCTCCAGCCCACCTTTTTGATGAGCATGCTTTTGGCAGCGGGATAGCGCGTCTTCTCTATTACGCTTTTCACGGATTCCAGTCCCGCGTTGCCCGTTATTTTTGGGAACCTTCCAGTCGAAAGGTATTGCATGAAGCGTAAGCCATCCTCGAACATGGAGAGGTTGTTGAAGAGCACGTAAACTGTTTTGCCCTCCGCCTCAAACTTTTTGGCTGTTTCGCTGAGCCACAGCAGTTCCTCATCCGTGTACTGATAATAGTAGAGTTCCTTGCCTAAGCCGTGCAGTCTAAAATAGGCGATGTGGCTTGTATAGGCTGGCAGAGTTCGGAAGGGGTCTGTTACGTGCACTACGTTTAGGCGGCTTAGAACTTGTCTGAGTTTCTCCATGATTTCTGGTTTTTCCCATTCTGGTCCGCGGGTTTCCCAGACGAGGGTTAGGTCTTCTCGGTTCACGCCTGCAAAGAAATTTTCCGCTTCGCCGAGTTTGTCCGGGCGGAAGGAGCCTGGCGTCTGTATCAATAGTATTTTTGCGTTTAGTGTTTTGCATATTTGCTTCATGGTTTCGAAGGCTTGCATGCTTGTTTCGTCAAGCCGCATTTTGGCTTTGTGGCTTATGTCTTGATGGGCTTTAACGGTGAACTCGAAGTTTTCCGGGGCTTTTTCCCGCCATCCCCGAACTGTTTCCAGCTTCGGGTATTCGTAGAAAGTGCTGTTTAATTCGACGAGGCTGTAGTTTTCGAAGTATCGCTTCATCGAAGTTGGAAAACCGCAGCACCCCACCTTTATCAAGCTTAACCGCCTTCCACTTTATGGTTATGTGCTCACTTTTGGGGGTGGGCGGACTGCTCTGCCAAGTTTCACGCGGAGTGCGACGCGGTAAAGTTTCCTCAGCGACTTAACAAGCTGCTCTACGGTTGGCAGGGCCGAATAGATTAGAGGTATGTGGTCGTATTCTGCCAGCCTAATCGAATACTCGTCTGGCTTTACGCCGTGAAAGACGACAACCCGTGGTTTTAGACTGCTCATGCGCACAAGCATCATTGGCGAACTTTCATTTCCAATATTTGTGAAGACCAGCGCCCGCTCCGTTGTGGCGCCAAACAGTTGGGCGTACTCAAAACCGGAAAGCGTTTCAATGGTTTTCTTGCTGTCCACAACAGTGTAGCCCAAAACCTCCTTAACGTTTAGGCTGGAGCAAGCCACAACCTCACCCTTAATGGCTTTACACAAGTACTCAACCCGCACGGGGATGGGGAACTCCCGCAAGTCCACAACCGCCATACTCGGCGAACTCGTAAGCTTGGCGAACTCGCGGATGAAGCGGCTTCCTCTCTCCTCGTCAATCTTCAATAATGCCCATACAAAGCGCCGCACAAATTTTGTGCCGGGGCTCTTCCGGCGCCCACTCTCGTAATCGCTTATAACCGAGGGCGAAAGCATCATCTTATCCGAAAGCGTGGTCTGCGAGACGCCGAAAAGCTCCCGCCACTTCCGCATGGTGGCGCCCGGCTTATTTGAAAGAATAATCTCGCCGGCAATTCGCCTCGCAAGAACCTCACGAACACTTGGAGACACAGACATGTAAACGCCTTTCCCTTCAGTCCGCCCAATCTTCCCCATAAACATGCAAGTATAAAACTGTAC
This genomic window contains:
- a CDS encoding DUF72 domain-containing protein, producing MGCCGFPTSMKRYFENYSLVELNSTFYEYPKLETVRGWREKAPENFEFTVKAHQDISHKAKMRLDETSMQAFETMKQICKTLNAKILLIQTPGSFRPDKLGEAENFFAGVNREDLTLVWETRGPEWEKPEIMEKLRQVLSRLNVVHVTDPFRTLPAYTSHIAYFRLHGLGKELYYYQYTDEELLWLSETAKKFEAEGKTVYVLFNNLSMFEDGLRFMQYLSTGRFPKITGNAGLESVKSVIEKTRYPAAKSMLIKKVGWRLVEIEEGKQVRLEELLTELPSKTYKNAEEVLKELKAAKKLN
- a CDS encoding helix-turn-helix domain-containing protein, which produces MSVSPSVREVLARRIAGEIILSNKPGATMRKWRELFGVSQTTLSDKMMLSPSVISDYESGRRKSPGTKFVRRFVWALLKIDEERGSRFIREFAKLTSSPSMAVVDLREFPIPVRVEYLCKAIKGEVVACSSLNVKEVLGYTVVDSKKTIETLSGFEYAQLFGATTERALVFTNIGNESSPMMLVRMSSLKPRVVVFHGVKPDEYSIRLAEYDHIPLIYSALPTVEQLVKSLRKLYRVALRVKLGRAVRPPPKVST